From Daucus carota subsp. sativus chromosome 6, DH1 v3.0, whole genome shotgun sequence:
GAGAATCTTTCTCTATGGTAATTCGCATAGAGAATCTTTCTCTATTTGGCCTGAAATTACTTTCTATATGCTCTACATGACATGAGGGTTGTGGTTATGTTTATATAGCTGCATCTTTTGTATCAAGTGAtaacttattttcattttatgttAAAGAATCTGAtgcttataatattttttatggtAAAAGATGGACTCCTTTGGCAGTTGCTCATTCATGGCACAGAGATGGTCTTGAGGAGATTCTGACCCCAAGGGTTCAGGGACAATCTCCTCTTGCTTTTCCACCTTCTCCGTACTTGTGTCTTCCGTTCATGAGCATTGTCAAAATTGCAAGGTAAACAATTTAATTCATTGTCTATGCTAGCAATCTCATgtgttttccttttcttttatcagtatcttttatatgtaatgaaattttaatgaTCTTGTTGTTTGCACGTTgagttataattatatatggacCGTAGAGTCCCAATACACGAACACGCACCCACACACGCACACTCATATTGGGTGTCTTTGGTTGGGTTTATCTAAGGTTATTAGTGCTTTAGGGATGTTGGAGGATAAGAAGTTAGATATACATATTCATATATTAGTTCCGTTTTGTTGAGGTTGCGTATATCAGTGCCTTTAGGGATGTTGGAGGATAATAAGTTAGATATACATATTCATACATTTGTTCCGTGTTGTTGAGGTTGCGTATATCAGTGCCTTTAGGGATGTTTGCAACTAGATAATAatttaggggtggcaatatcagacacgacccgaaacccgacacgaacccgacccaacccgaaacccgatttactgagacagaaacccgaaagtgacccgaaaatcacccgacagacccgaaatggacccgaaatgacccgaaactagaatttcatttgtaataacttcaatttttggttttattcaattttaagtgattttaggttgacccgaaatcgacccgattgctgacacgaacacgacccgttacccgaaattgccacccctagataatatatacatatttgtgTTGTGTTTATTTGCACcctgaattatatatatatatatatatatgtatatatgtatatgtacaaataatgGTTTAAGTGGTTTAAACGAGTCCCCGTTCAAAATGGTGAGTTAAGTGAGACATCTGATTGCAATGAGTGGCGACTTTGATATAAACCCCTGAAAGAAACTTAATGTCCTTGAAGATAGAGGTTTTAGTGTACAAAttcttaatattttgaaaattttgaaaataatttaaataggtcCCCTTTAATATTTTCTCGGTCCCCCCTTTACTGAAATCCTGGTTCTGCCCCTGTTAACAGTCCAACATTTAGAATATCAAGCAACCTTGAGCATACACAATTTTTCTCTCTGATCAGGCTTACACAACTTTATTTTTATGACATTCAATAAAGATTATCATCTTCTTATTTGACTGCTGATAAACTTTTATTTTGGTTGGGAAAGACTTGTTTTAACTATTTTGCTAAACAAATGTTCCTGTCTTGGTTATGTGTAGAGAATGTGGATGGCGTAGCAATGATTCTCTTAACACGTGCATGGACCCATGTGTTGTTTGTTTGGAGCAGAAGTGCACAGTAGCTGCAGAAGGTACATATTTCCGCGAATTCAGTGTTAATTatgaatatatgatttaaaGGAAACAGTGAAAATGCACATACCGGATATGATAGAAGTAGATAACCAGATAACCATCATGTGCCATTTAAATGTTGTTTTGCTGTATATTAAACAAGTTTATTAAACTTGGACGACATCTCTAAATACCCACTGTATAAACTATAAAGTAAGATTTACCAAACCTTAGTGTGTTTCAGCCGTTTAATGATGTCACATATGGCTAGAGAAGATGGGCAGTCACCATGACAGGATGATGGAAACTGTTTAGTGGTTAGTGGTTAGTTGTTGATGAGGgattgttgttgatgttgaggACATGTAGTGCAGTGCTTGTTAAAGAGGGTGATATTCATTCTGTAACGGTTATATGTTGTGGAATCAAAATTTGTGGTACTCCATATGGATATAAAATCTTCTTGCATTTTGATCTTTGAAAGTAATAGACATGAAGTAGACTTTATAGCAGTGTTTGTTATTTGAACCGGCACACTGCATCATTATAGAAGATAAGACTAGATTTCAGGCTGCCAAGAGTAAGATAGTATCTTGTTTAACGCTCTTCATGCAAGCATATCAGATTTTGTGCTCGTCTCCATTTGTTTTTTGTGCCAGCACCCAATTTCATAGGCTCATAAGTATCAACACTTCATAACCACTTTCTTGCTTTATGGGCTCTGCATTTAGAATAAATCATGAAATGATAGAGAGTCATTTGGCTATAATATAGTATGTTCATGGTCACCCCCCTGTTGCCTTTATTTAGAGGTTTACGCTAAACTTATCATAGGTTTGACAAAGAATCTGTAGTTCAACTCAAAGACTATCCAATGTATGACATTACAGAATGTCCATCATATATCCTCCTATAATATTATACTTGGAGTCTTCATGAAAGTAGCCTCTCTATTCCTTAATAGTAGGGGTGGACGCTCCTTTACCTTCTGTAGTATTACAATTTATACTCATGTCAGCTGGAAGGAAACACAATATGACTTGGATGCTGCAGTCTCTAACTTTAAATGTGTATCTATACTCATGTCAGCTGGAATGAAACACAATTGATACTTTCTTTGCAAATTCTGTCTCCGCTCATCTCTTTTGCAGTATACCTGAAATATATGTTTGTGATATTGTGTGCTCTTGGATTCTAATTAAATTCACCTTTATTAGTAATCTAGTTAATATAATGATGTAAGCTCTTCGTGACGTAGGTTGCTATCATGAGTTTTGCACTCGATGTGCTTTGTATCTTTGTTCGACAAACTGCACCACTACAGTAGCTCATGGTCCCCCAGGTTCAATTGCTTGCCCTCTTTGTCGCCACGGCATAGTTTCATTTGTCAAGCTTGAGGCCACATCAGCAATAGTTAAGGACATTGCTAGGACAAGTTTATCGCTATCATTTTGCACTTGTACAGCCCTTGGTTCAGACACAATAGAAACTCCATTTTGCAAGCCCGATGTGCATTCTGCTCGATTTCCCCCCACTGGATCGTCTTTCCGTTCTCTGAGCTGCCATAAGTTGTCATCACTGAAACTCAACTCCAGCCTGTGCTTGGGAGCTTCAGATTCCAAGTGTTTGAAATCCAGTTACAGACGCTCAACATCTATTAACAGTGATCGAGCAAAAGCGTGGTTATGCTCTCTTCACCAGTGTGTAGCAACGGGTATCGATTACTAACCATTGCTTTTAGATAATTCCTATACATGTTTCCACTCCACTCCATCACAAGATCAACATGCAAGTGTTGTTTTTTTTGTATCTGCTTTTCCTTTATCGTAATCATTTTTGTGATTTATAATCCAATTACTCGAGTTGTTACTGTGATTGGGTTTTGTGATTCCCAATTAAAAAAGATGAAGTTTTTTATCCCTTGCTTTGTAAATATAGCATCTGCTATGAGCATGAAGCTAGTACAAGCAACTGTAATTATTCGATACATATCGATATCGACCATTGGTCTTTATTGTCCAGAGACGTTTCTTCCAAATTTTGAATGAATGAACTGGTGTTACAATTCAATCTCTTCACTATAATTTAAATCCTTGATCTTCTGTTCTTGGGTCgtgtttagatttttttttttttaattcatgacCAGGCCCGCTGTTTCTCTTACCTGTGCTGCGATTCTGTGAATGTAACAAGAAAAGCCAATGTACAATATTGAGGCTGTTTGCGCATGCTTAAAAGTCCATCTTTCGTGCTTATAAGTAAGAAGTAGTATTTCGTACCGTTAACACTTTCGTGCTTATAAGTCAGAAGTCATTTATTCATTACCGTTAACATTAATGaatttatagaatttgaaaatccTTACTTTTTCTaggattttattttagaaatttgatttttcaaaaatgtaaAAGATCACATTAAAAAgatgatttataatattctattattatattaataatttttatatccaataaattataaatagcaaaaaaatattcaaatacataaatcaaaaattatttttcacttataaataattttttacgtataatcaataaataattcttttaaattaaGTTAAACGCTTCGTAATCTATGAGGAGAAAATCACCAAGTAGAGAACTATAAATTTCATTAGATTCTgtacatcaatatatatatctcCACAGCAATCctatttacataaaaaaaacataGGTTGAAGAATAATTCTTTTACACACCGCTGAAACTCTGATTAGAAAGGAAGAACCATTGTAAACTTTAGCAGGGTTTTACAATGTAAGCTCAGGAGGAATAATCAAGAATAGACAAGGTTGGAAGCTAGCGGACACAGATTATTTACAAGAAACAAAAAAAGATACCGAAAATGGTGAAAAAGTCTTGCAAGGTCAAGAAAAtcgaaaaatagaaaaatagaagAAAATACGATAGAAAAGCTCAGTCAAGATAGCGCCACGAGGATATCAAACATCGACACGAGAAAGAGGCAACTTCAACGATTCCGAACTGTCTTCTTGGAAGCATCTTTGAGTGAAGGATGGGAAGGCATGCAGATCATTGTGCTTGTGCATAGCAAAAGACATTGTTCGATTAATGaaagtgtattttttttttcttgttgaGTTTGGGTCGAGAGATGAATGTACATGAGTTCAATTTATAGgaagagaaagaagagaaagagaAGATGATAAAGTGACAGAACAAAGCATCTATCAATCCATCACTGCTGCTGCTCACACTACTACTGTCGCTTCTGTCACACATCTTTTACCTACTTGGTCACGCTATATACTAAAGGAGATGAAGGTGTAGTACTTGAAATCTTTCTCATTTCTTTCAGACTTGCGGACAGAAGCTGTGCGTGAGATATGTCATAAATGCgcgagttaattgcaattggcacccctttggtttcggcttattgcacattgcacctaatagttttggaaaatacactttgcagccccagacttttaacccgtagacactttgcaccctttccgttaatttttgccgttaccgttaacttttgtagGGGCATTttggtaaatttaattatatttaattaaaatcagacttttatttaaattttctgaccatctaaacgatatttttaggcactttttattttatgcatgtactctttttttaatttcaatgaaatttgctttcctagtattttaagtttttacaaaaacattattttattaattattaattataaactattattaattatatattaataattacaaattaattttaaatccgataaacaaaagatttagaaataaaaaaatcattattttataataaaataggtgatccaaatttggatcagtgaacagtggtgatccaaatttggatcagtactattcactgatccaaatttggatcactttttggATCACTGCTGGAGGAGAATTTGGGGTaaactgccccaaatttggatctttGGATCACTGCTGGTTTGCCCTTAGAGATCATGATGTCATTAATTTATGAAAGTTTGACAGTATTATGAATACATCCACTGATCCACATTGTTTATCGATTTTAGCTGAAATTTTAAACCAAATCTTTTATACAGTTTCAAAAAAGTGACATAATCAATCACGGTTTCATAATAGTAATAACTATAAACTAAAACCGATCAGAACAGAACGGATTTACTTAGGTCCTTCCGGTtgtaaaatttatgatttttagtATCTTAATCTTTTTGAAATTCTAGTGTTAAATGATATTAtgcttttttattattttaattaaatctagttatttaattaattgtggACGATACTTCCTCAATCTTAAACTCGAAACAGTGGACC
This genomic window contains:
- the LOC108227958 gene encoding probable E3 ubiquitin-protein ligase XBOS32 isoform X2; translated protein: MQACQYGHWEVVLTLVLFKANMHRADYLNGGTALHLAALNGHSRCIRILLADYIPSVPNFCNILNKRSRTDESILEFDRSSLYQVINSASDGGITALHMAALNGHVDSVHLLIELGASVSEVTVEDGTTIDLIGAGSTPLHYAACGGNAHCCQILIAKGASLTAVNANGWTPLAVAHSWHRDGLEEILTPRVQGQSPLAFPPSPYLCLPFMSIVKIARECGWRSNDSLNTCMDPCVVCLEQKCTVAAEGCYHEFCTRCALYLCSTNCTTTVAHGPPGSIACPLCRHGIVSFVKLEATSAIVKDIARTSLSLSFCTCTALGSDTIETPFCKPDVHSARFPPTGSSFRSLSCHKLSSLKLNSSLCLGASDSKCLKSSYRRSTSINSDRAKAWLCSLHQCVATGIDY